The Sorghum bicolor cultivar BTx623 chromosome 6, Sorghum_bicolor_NCBIv3, whole genome shotgun sequence genome contains the following window.
CCTTTCAATAAACCAGTCTTAGTTAGAGCAATAGGTGTGTGGCAGCAACAATAGCAGACGACATACCTAGTAACACATGTTTGAGGATTAGAGAGAGCAGCTGCTAGCGGCAAGTTCCATCATGTATTTTGTATACAttttatctttctctaatacatgCTTCAGCATGGCCTTTAAAAAGAGCATCTGGTATGGTAGTCACCGTACCTTGAAAAGTGTACATGCTAGAGTCTGAAATTTATTCAGGTAATAACAATATTTCAATCTCAATTTCGTCTAACCATCTTCAAAATCAGTAAACCCTTTAGTGTATATCCATCCTCTACACCCTTTCAGTGTATATCCATTGTCATTAGACAATATCAGTAATCTAATATGAAGAAAATTGCTCATAACACAAATACAAACATTATTCTGTTAGTCAACCTCCTGGTAGGTATTGTTAGATTATTGCTTTGTGACTCAACAATATTATGCAGGAGCTCCTTGCCATGTTGAGCAAGTAGGGACAAAGAGGCAGAAGCCTCATGACCGCCGATACCTGAAACGCAGAAGCGAAACATGGCACAAATAACAGCAACAACACAACAAGCACGCATCAAAGGAAGGCATCAAACATGGGGTTCGTAGAGGAACCCTAAGGAAGAAAAGGAAGGAAGCTGAAATCAACAAAAACCAAATCAGAAGAAAGCCGCATATAGATAGCTAGGGTTTCATAGAGGAGCGAAGCACATGTTTCCTGGCGGGAGGAGGTGTTGAGGAGCCCGTGCGGAGGATGGGGGAGAGGTAGTAGGGCTGCTGGACCCTACCCATGCTAGGGCGCCGCCTGCAAGGGGCGCCCTCGCCTCGTGCCCGCCGGCGCACCATGATGGaaggggagagagagggagagagagagaggaaggggagGGAGAAACGGAGGTGAGAGccagaagaggaggaggaggaagaggagggcagccgccaccgccgcgcgccgccgagGTCGGCGCCGTCGCCCCTGTCTGCATCGGGATGAAGAGGGAGAGAGCAAAGAGAGAGGAGAGGGTGAGAAGAAGAATCTGGAGTGAGAAGTTGAAGCTGCTCTATATATATGATTCTCTGGATTCTAACGAGAAGCGAGAGAAGCGGAGGAAAAGCTAGAGAAGATAACCAGAAGCAGTAGAAGCAGGTGCAGACAAGAATCCGCTTCGAGCGATCTGGAACGTTGAACTGAAGCTCGAACGGTTAGAATGATTTGGGGTGACGTGGCACCCACTTCTCCCGTGGAAGCCGACGGCTTATTTAGGAGAGAAAATGTATCACTAACCGATTAACCGAATCAATATAACTGGTTTTTGTCCGTTTTTAGTTTTTAACAACAAATTTGGTTAATGTTTCTCCAAAACCAAAATGGTGCCAACTATGAGTGTACATAGAGCAGCCTTCGTAGACCGTAGACCTGTAGCGGGTAGCCCGTTTGAATTAGAGTTTACTCTCTATCCATCGCATGTTTGCACATAAGCATCTGAGTATAAAATacagataaaaaaaatactaattatACAGATTTATGACTATTTACAATATAAATCttcaagcctaattagtccataatttgaTAATAATATGATACTACAGTAAAGCTACATTAAACATGTGTTAATGATAAATTAATTAaacttaataaatttatctaaCGAAATACTCAAGacttatgtaatttgttttattaTTACTATCTAAACACTTAATGactttagagcaactccaacagttttgtaaatatatttggtatttttgttttttgccAAAACTCTTAAAATCCCTTATCCAATAGTTTAGCATTTGAGCTTCGCATTTATAGCAAGTTGGTAAATTCTTCTCATTTATTGACATTTCACTAGTAGAATCAGGCTCATAGCTGGcgccccctttttataccacaggcggttctagttacgacgcgcctgtggtataaatagGGCAGTGTCAGAGATTTTCGGCCGCCTCTGGAAACGTTTATCACAGGCAGTTGACTTAAGTAACCGCCTGTGTTATCTctgtataaataccccttcttcctccccgaccagACCAGTATCTCGCACCCACCTTTCATTGGGGGCGATTTTGGAGTTCCAGATTTCTCAAAAGGGGGagcttttgatcttcatttctaggaaggaggttgctaaaagaggttagtttatgtccctattgcctcaatttgctcattttagctcaatttgagccactttttggatctagggtttcaccatgagtgagagagaagaatagctagatttttgtcttgatttgttgatatggttagatggggttgtttaatatggttggataatgtctctcaacatgtttgcttctcaatttagctagtttttacaagattaaaccaatggtgtgttcttgtatatttatgttgagagataattgttgatttttttttaattatatgacagttaggttttttattgtcaccttctacatcatctatctatttataatgaatgttgtatttatatagttatgctatacttaggttttctaatttatgtctctctctttttataaatttttcaatttatttatccacatgtatgtatgttttatgagtgagagagaagaatagctagcttcttgtctttatttgttgatatggttagatggggttgcttaatatggttggacaatgcctctcaacatgtttgcttctcaatttagctagtttttacaagattaaaccaatggtgtgttctaaatatgtagagagataattgttgattcttttaattatatggtagttaggttttttattatcaccttccacatcatctatctatttataatgaatgatgtatttatatagttatgctatacttagattatttttttaattatgtaacttaggttttttcctttaatctcaagcttaaccataaaccctagctaataaaccctagataaatcctttgtaaacccttagatcatatgaatggtgttttacaggtagtgatggagaggtcattttggatgtataatttatcaagactagatccatcatacataactgaggtccagaggtttattgatgctgctcaaaaccatgcttcaagaacaagaaagatgcacatacattgtccatgcatggattgtagaaatcttgttgtatcTTATGACATTCAACAAATCCTTACTCATTTGGTCCGTCGAGAATTTatgaaagattacttgatttggacaaagcatggagagggtagctctgcgCCTTATACAACTGGAATTGTTGACGGGTTTGAGTTCGTACACGAGACACAACAACCTAATACCGATGGTCTAGCCACTAAACATGTTCTTCATGAGAGGTATGGAGGCTCTAatgaaggcagcagaagagcctttgtatgatgagtccaagggttgcaccAAAGAGTTCATGACACTGCGGTCTGTGCTAAAGTTGTTGGTGTGTAAAACTAGATATGATCTTTCTGATGCTGGCTTTGATGCGTTCTTAAGCATTATCGCAGACATGCTTCCTAAGGATAACAAAGTGTCTGCTAACACatattatgcaaagaagctaatcagGCCACTCAAaatgggtgttgagaagatccacgcttGTAAAAATCAGTGTATCCTATATCAAGACGATGATTATAGGGACTTGGATAGCTGtcccaagtgtggtgcaagtaggtacaagacaaataaagactacatagaggaagagtgtgttgcctctgtgcctaagggaaaaaaacgaaagaaggcccaacaaaagacccagaagagtagttcaaaacccatcggcaaagaaaaggaagaagtagactattatgcgcagaaaaagattcctgctttggtgatgtggtaccttcctgtgatcgatcgattgaggtgcttgtttgctaacccagaggatgcccaacttatgagctggcatgcttctgatgaacacaaagacgatgggaagcttcggcacccagccgatggccagtagtggaaagatttcaatgaaaaccacaaggactttgctaatgaaccaaggaatgttaggttcaCACGGAGTACTGACgaaatgaatccatttgctgagagaagcagcaagcacagcacatggccagtgatcctcaccatctacaacctccctccatggttgatgcagaagcgaaagtaccttttactaaccatccttatctctggacctacacaacctggagttgatatggatgttttcttagagcccttaatgcaggacatgaagatactgtgggaaacaggtgttcaaatattcgacgagtaccgcaaagaatcattcacaccgagagcaattatctttgttacgatcaatgactacccagctctctttacattatcagggcagttcaagggaaagtttggttgtgtggtatgcatagatgacactgcttacgtgtccctaactgcatctaagaagatattgtacatgaggcatagacgcttcttatcacaaggacacaggtaccgggtgaaaaagatggataagtactttgacaataatagtgaactacagactactgctccatcaggtaacagtaaaggccaaagagttttccgcatagtcagcaaactcaaatttgtttttgggaagaagacaaaagatggaaaaccaagaaagaatgtcaagccagctccaggggctacattcaagaagaagtcaattttcttcgagtatttggaatactggccagagttagacgtccgccacgcgatcgatggtatgcacgttcagaagaacgtgtttgaaggcgtaattggcaccttgttggacatgaagggcaagacaaaggaaggattaaATTCACGCTTGGATATGGTACAGTTAGGCaaaaaaaagaacttcaccctgttaggctagaaaatgggaagtaccacctcccggcagcaagctacaacctcaacaatgaagagaaacatgagatgtgtgtgtggttgaagaaattgaaagtcccatctggattctgctctagcataccttacactcaccaactacaactcacatgattgtcatgtcatattgACTACTTTTCTCTCTATTGCCATTAGGACTATAAATCCAGTCTGGATAAAGGTTGCAGTTACACAgttgtgctacttcttcaacAGGATCTCATAGAAGGTGATTGAACGTGATGAGTTGGCGTCTCTTAAGGAATTCACAGTGGAGACAGTTTCATAGTatgagatgtgtttccccccagcattcttcgatgtgatggttcaccttgtggtgcacttggtttcacaaatagaggcattgggtcccatgtatttGCATGAGATGTGGATGTATGAACGtttcatgtcaatactaaatggctatgtatcaactcgttctcgtccagaggcgtctatggtagaggggtacttaaccgaagaggccattgagtccggaggtccattctgcaatagggtcctaaaagaccaggttgcaataggtttgcctccgtcacgACACGAGGGTAGGCTGAATGGAAGAGGTAGGATGAGAAAGAAATCATATGTCCCAAAAGATTACAATTCAGTCCTCGAAGCACATCACAGCGTCctgcatcagctctcgataatggagcctttgatcaatctacacattgaagagcttcaaaaacataatcatgggcacacagatgaatggataatgaaggaacataagaatcagttcacctcatggctaagggagcaggacattccagatggggaaacactcaaggatcgcaccatcaaggtcttggcatctggcccatcacgccaggtcacgacttggcaaacctatgacattagtggcttcacattctgtaccaagtccaAGGACCAAAAGATCATGGCagaaaatagtggtgttcgatacGACGCCATAGACTCTGAAACTGGTGAGCAAACAACTTACTTTGGCTTCgttgaggacatatgggaactagactatggtacatttcagatccctgtatttcggtgtcaatgggttgaagacaaacatgtcacagtggacaactatgggattagagttctagatctaagcaaggtaggctacaaagatgatccatggataatggctaaccgtgctgcacaggtcttctatgctaagcaggtcctctctcctaatgatagaaaattacggaccatccaaagcacatagtttttcctggaaagcaacaagccatcggagttgatggtgcatctgacttggatgaatttaaccagttcagtgacatgtctctctttgtagacgaccatcgagtaaagataaggaatgttgagcgaagcattccatagagctcgttgccctgggtgcgtcacgatggacaaggaagaacagtagctgcctagattttatttgtcatttgccatgtaatctattaatgataaaatgtgtaccttatgctatgtgcccttctctatttctacatGTAAGATCCTGTACTTATTTCTACATCTAAGACTTACCATGTCGTAACACTTGATATCGTATTGGTCTCAAACTTTTACTAagggttactagtgccattgatgttcaatccaccaagtttgGGATTTTTCTAATGTGATTTGTTACTTTATCTGGTTTAATTGAATTTCCGTGCGACGTCTCCCACTAATTAGCGCTTGAACTAAGTCTACCCCTGAAATGACTCCaaatggtgccaaacttctccacagggtcttatataccatagaaaataaaacttccttgtggttggtggaaaaacctagtgggatctaggtgtagtccaccatttttcatctcatttagcacaaagaaaaatgtaataatagcttggatgaccagaaaatcctaagatcttgtgtggggttatcatttgagtgtagaagcttgccaaaaaaatttcaagacattTGGAGATAGGCATAACATACATGCTTCACAAACGTATAAGCCATTCCATCGAACTATGCTCAAACATATGAGTTCCTCACATTTATATTGTCAACGATAAATTGCACaaaggaatatatttttcattGCATTTACACAATACAATAAAGataacaaaattggatttacatttttctggtattcctagaattatttatgtattaaacaaTATATGAGGAACATATTCAATTTAAATCCTTTTAAATAAAGCtgcatacaaaagtacctctaatatgaaattttatatttttagcaTGTGTATCTGGTCAAGaggaacacaacaaaaaaattttcactaatttaggacaaatatttttgaagatataattttttgaatcatttaaataatttctaaaaatatatataaggaaaactttaaataaactgaaaatacatttgtacaggcggttggctaagCCAACCGCCACTACTAATGCATTTGTACAGGCGTGGACAAAAGAATAGAAGACATTAATAGGTATATATGACAATTTGTTATTATATTCTtctactaaatataaataaaaattataagattgtacttatatataaaaaataaaaattattttcttagCCCTAAATAAAGTGTTGCCTAGAGTCTTGCCGGCCCTTTTTTCTTGAACTTGCTTATTTGACCCNNNNNNNNNNNNNNNNNNNNNNNNNNNNNNNNNNNNNNNNNNNNNNNNNNNNNNNNNNNNNNNNNNNNNNNNNNNNNNNNNNNNNNNNNNNNNNNNNNNNCGCCTGTACTAATGCCCCTGTGTATAACCCTAGCTCccgaaatttttctaagtctagCGCCCAGTTCATTTGAAACCACACCGTCAGGCTGCCGGAATTTTCCACGCCGCCGTAGCCGCCCTCGACGCCGTTGCTCCCGTTGCCGGAGCACTCCGCCCTCGACGCCATAGCTGCCCGGCGGTGAGCCTctcctcgctctctctctctctctctgcgtgCGCGCGCGGCGGCAGGGAAGGCGTTAGGCGCGCGCGTGGCTGCGCGGGCAACGAGGCGAGCGCGCGGCGCAAGGCGAGCGCGCGGCGTGAGGCGGCGTGCGGGCGCAGAGGTTAGGGATGGCCCCGACACGTGGAGCCCACCtgccagagagagggagagagggagagaggaggggagAGGGAGTCACGGGCTGGGCCGGGAAGGGGAGGGAGAggagattttcttttttttactttagtaatttatttgtttagtaatatgttaaatacttattattttatatgtgattatgttaaatacttattatttcatatgttaaatacttattattttatatatgaTTATGTTGTAttgaaatatatgtatgtattatttgtatagaaatatatgtatgtcttgtttataattattatttcatatgtgattatgttaaatacttattatttcatatgttaaatacttattatttcatatgtgattatgttgtatagaaatatatgtatgtattatttataattattatttcatatgtgattatgttaaatacttgttatttcatatgttaaatacttattattttatatgtgattatgttgtatagaaatatatgtatgtattatttgtatagaaatatatgtatgtattatttataattattatttcatatgtgattatgttaaatacttgttatttcatatgttaaatacttattatttcatatgtgattatgttgtaAAAAAGTAaagaatatatgtatgtattatttgtatagaaatatatgcttgtattatttataattattatttcatttgtgattatgttaaatacttgttattatttctctttatatatgtattagtgtatataccccaggatacataaatttaattttatgcataaattatatagatTTCTGCGATGAGTTCTCCGCACAAGGACGAAGCACTGTAGTCCCAACCCACAGAGCAAGTAGAAGGGTCATCCGACCCTATGGAACAAAATCGTGAGGTCACGAAACAAGTAGAAACGGGCGAAGCATGAGGGTCGTCCTATGAACAAGAAGCTATTGACGACATGGAGCCTCTAGAAGTGAGGAAGACTCGTCGTGAATTggcacgtgaccccgattacaatcCAGAACTCGACGATGTAAATTAAGACATTTACGATTTCATGTAATTAAATGATTTCTATTCATAGTTTCTACATATAAACACGCCCATGATTCACATGTTTATACTCAGGAGGCAATCTCTCAAtttagagagatgatgtctcaggaggaagtggcacacgaagacgcaccGGAACCGACGACCGCAACGACGAGCCCTGAGAGGCCATGTCAGTCTAGGAAAAGGAAGCGGCTAGGTTTGAAACGAGGCGAGAGAGGGTTGAACCAATTTCCAGATGACACATATGCCATCACAGATGTGAGCCCTACCGGACAACCCTAGCTCCAGAGGAGGCCCTACCCAAATACAGGAACGTAATTGATTTCTGTGTGAGGGACTTTCTTGATATCACAGTTAAGAACTGGTCCGATGTGTCGAataatcacaagatcaaaatttgggataagattaagataaggttccagtttcctaggaatgtgccagaagatttagtgaaggcatatacaatgaaccaatgtgcggttagtttccgaaattggaggtcggagatgaatgtcaagtatgcaaagacagggatggatctgacatccaaatacaatattacactacaccacaacaccgaGATTGCCAATAGACGATCTGACGCTAAAAGCACATACAGCGACAGACCGTCTGACGCGAAAAACCTATAGCGACAGACTTATGCAGCCGGAGAAAGTGCTACCGCTAAAAAACTTTGGCGTCAGACAGCAGTTTTAGCGACAGATAGTCTGTTACCATGAATATTTATAGCGACAGATACTCCATTGCTAATCTTTAGCTACAGATAGTTCGTTATCATGCATTAGCGACAGATGATTCAACACAACATATATTTACAGCGACAGATCGTTTAACAGTCCAATTTAATGtacaaaaaaaatacaatttttAGCACATATAAAAACGTTATCAAAATCTTAATATAGTGTCCACAAGTCATGAAGATACACAGCCACATACATATAATATCCAAATGTGTCCTTACATTATACATCCAGCAAAAGTGGACCACTAAATGGATTTGTCTTGCCATACACATCACACATCCAGCAAGGTCAAGCACCAAAAGAATTACATTAGTACTTTGTCTTGTCATACATCACACATCCAGCAAGGTCAAGCACCAAAAGGATTAGACACTAGTACTTTGTGTTTTCGATTCTCAGGTTTGTGCATAGAATCTCATTTCTAGGTCTAAGAACTCAAAGCCAAAAGGAATGACTTGCCAAAAGGTAGAGCTCATCCATCAGCAGAATAATATTCCAGAAACTCAAGTCAAAGGCTAGTTTGGAGCACTTCCTGGAAAACAGAACCATGTAATCAGCAACTATAGACCAAATGTCTAACATTCAGTGAAGTTTAAATTAGAACAGTAAATTCACATCAGCTAAGAGAAACATGGTTCTGGTTTGTGCCTTGCAGTAATTTTAGCAAAGAGAAAATGGGCACAAACTATTTCACAAGATGAGTGCAGTTCATGACTTAGAAAATACTATGAAAGCCATAGGGAAGAGCACCTCTGCTCTTATTCAGATAAACAAAACTGAGCAGTAATTTCAGCTAAGAGAAAGGGAAGAGCGCCTCTACTCCTCTTCAGATAAACAAGACTGCTGGTTTCTAACTTTTCTATGTGTTGAAATCATCAATTCTATAGTAGTAGAACAGTGAGTTAAATCAGTAGTTGAGGACGAACAGAATGTTAGATTTGCCTTCGAAAATTATTTCTATGTGCTAAATTTGCTCACTAGGATATTACAAGTTGGCACTAAGTTTTACAGTTTGATTAAATAAAATTATGAACATACCTACAGTGCTCTTGAGAGGTCCAGATGCCTTCTTCTTGCATTCCTTAATCTACACatataggattaataattaggaaCATTGGTCATGCATCTTAGATCatagaaaaattaaaattatgtcAAGTGTAGCTTGTTACTTTATTGTATGGCCATGCGATGGTGATCTTGAGAGCACTAGCCATAGTCTGCACGTCGCCATAAGCTCGGGGCAGCAGAGCATCTCTTTTCATCACAACATTAACAACTACTTCACAATATTCAATCCCAAGAGGCTCGCCTCCTGCCATGGTGTTTGGATTAGTTGATGTGACTGTTCCCCTAGCCACAGCTAAATCAGATCTCAACATAGCAAATAATATCACATCGCTGCCAACCTGAAATAAATAATGCGCTCCTAAAAATTTTAAAGCAAGGAACATATACGAAACCATAAATGAATGCATGAAGACAAGAAACTTACAAGGTTATCATGAGAAAAGCGAGGGCCATCATTTGTTGGTGTAGTTCTCTTGTTCCTAGATGAATGTGCCACATCATGTCTAAGGGGTTGCAAGCTCTCACCAGTTCCAGCCTGAAGTAAAGATACAATCATGAGAGTTGTAAAACATGaaacatatttaaatcatagAGAAATATTGTGCAGCATTGCAAAATTACATGTGTATCATTTGTTGTAGTGGTCATGTTAATAGCTGATCGGGCTGCAACAGTCCTAGGGGGCAGCAAGTTCTCTTGTGCTGCAACCTAAAACAAATCATGCACTAATGAGAACTATAAAACATGTGACATATTTAAATCGTAGAGAAATATTGTTGCAGCATTGTAAAATTACATGTGTATCATTTGTTGAGGTGGTCATGTTAATAGTTGATCGGGCTGCAACAGTCCTAGGGGGCAGCAAGCTCTCTTGTACCGCAACCTAAAATAAATCATGCACTAATGAGAACTATAAAACATGAAACATATCTAAAGTCATAAAGAAAAACATAGCAGCAGCAT
Protein-coding sequences here:
- the LOC8070919 gene encoding uncharacterized protein LOC8070919 isoform X2; translation: MSTRMQMEIVARQNAESKNRALEQRILELEEERLAQGRTNVEVLSQHGSNSRQYAILTPEEHIDEAHNDPQPENYDNYVQDEENERYGEEDEDLLPCRHGATRSAMNITTPNVQIEENLTPIRPAVAVRSAVHMNTAPSDIHPCLANDSHVAVQESLLPPRTVAARSTINMTTSTNDTHAGTGESLQPLRHDVAHSSRNKRTTPTNDGPRFSHDNLVGSDVILFAMLRSDLAVARGTVTSTNPNTMAGGEPLGIEYCEVVVNVVMKRDALLPRAYGDVQTMASALKITIAWPYNKIKECKKKASGPLKSTVGSAPN
- the LOC8070919 gene encoding uncharacterized protein LOC8070919 isoform X1 is translated as MSTRMQMEIVARQNAESKNRALEQRILELEEERLAQGRTNVEVLSQHGSNSRQYAILTPEEHIDEAHNDPQPENYDNYVQDEENERYGEEDEDLLPCRHGATRSAMNITTPNVQIEENLTPIRPAVAVRSAVHMNTAPSDIHPCLANDSHVAVQESLLPPRTVAARSTINMTTSTNDTHVAAQENLLPPRTVAARSAINMTTTTNDTHAGTGESLQPLRHDVAHSSRNKRTTPTNDGPRFSHDNLVGSDVILFAMLRSDLAVARGTVTSTNPNTMAGGEPLGIEYCEVVVNVVMKRDALLPRAYGDVQTMASALKITIAWPYNKIKECKKKASGPLKSTVGSAPN